One segment of Carya illinoinensis cultivar Pawnee chromosome 1, C.illinoinensisPawnee_v1, whole genome shotgun sequence DNA contains the following:
- the LOC122313845 gene encoding pentatricopeptide repeat-containing protein At1g06710, mitochondrial-like — protein sequence MSKRGMKTLLPAISPSLRSNPTFPSKAPLPFLHSSKICRHNFQTSGQTLFSIVASFMSTYSQDNLEGLVDPHDPVLLENSRVESVSAEDFAFLRDSSVDHDADGGSLGLKFESHRYSHDAVLISDAIRDNNDGFGDKTHKFLRQFREKLNETLVVEVLNLVQNPELGVKFFIWAGRQIGYRHTKAVYDALLDRLGADNDERIPDHFLREIKHDDMELFGILLNVLIQKCCQNGFWNLALEELGRLKDFGYKPTRWTYNPLVQVFLKADRLDTAYLVHREMSSSGFSMDGFTIGCFVHSLCKAGRWREALALIEKEDLVPDTILYTKMISALCEASLFEVAMDFLNIMRSSSCIPNVVTYRTLLCGCLRKRQLGRCKRILSMMITEGCYPSPRIFNSLVHAYCRSGDYSYAYKLINKMVKCNCQPGYVVYNILIGGLCGNEELPSSDMLELAEKAYGEMLNAGVVLNKVNVSNFARCLCGAGKFERAYNVIREMMSKGFIPDSSTYSKVISFLCNASKVEKAFLLFEEMKRNGIVPDVYTYTILIDSFCKAGLIEQARKWFDEMVRDGCAANVVTYTALIHAYLKARKLSKANELFELMCSEGCIPNVVTYTALIDGHCKAGEIERACQIYAKMKGNVETSDVDMYFRIEDGNSKEPNIFTYGALVDGLCKAHKVKEARNLLDAMSMEGCEPNHIVYDALIDGFCKAGKLDEAQEVFAKMSERGYNPNVYTYSSLIDRLFKDKRLDLATRVLSKMLENSCAPNVVIYTEMIDGLCKVGKTDEAYKLMLMMEEKGCNPNVVTYTAMIDGLGKVGKVEKCLLLLREMSSKGCAPNLVTYRVLINHCCANGLLDEAHKLLDEMKQTYWPSHISSYHKVIEGFNRDFIASLGLLQEISENDSAPIVPVYKILVDSFIKAGRLEAALELHEEIPSSFPITVANKNMYTSLIESLSCSGKVGKAFELYANMVRRGGVVELSTFVHLIKGLIYINRWEEALQLSDSICQMDVHWLRQEEIFNST from the exons ATGAGCAAAAGAGGGATGAAGACTCTCCTCCCTGcaatctctccctctcttaGGTCCAACCCCACCTTCCCCTCCAAAGCTCCACTCCCATTCCTCCATTCATCCAAAATTTGCCGCCATAACTTTCAAACTTCCGGCCAAACTCTCTTCTCCATCGTTGCCAGTTTCATGTCCACCTATTCGCAAGACAATCTCGAAGGACTTGTCGATCCCCATGACCCGGTTTTACTGGAGAATTCGCGTGTCGAGTCAGTCTCGGCCGAAGACTTTGCCTTTCTTCGTGACTCTTCGGTGGATCATGATGCTGATGGTGGGTCTTTGGGGCTGAAATTTGAGTCCCATAGGTATTCGCATGATGCTGTTTTGATATCAGATGCTATTCGGGATAATAATGATGGGTTTGGTGACAAAACCCATAAGTTTCTTAGGCAGTTTAGGGAGAAATTGAATGAAACTCTGGTGGTAGAGGTGTTGAATCTTGTACAAAATCCTGAATTGGGTGTCAAGTTCTTTATATGGGCAGGGCGGCAAATTGGTTACAGACACACAAAGGCGGTGTATGATGCATTGTTAGACAGATTGGGGGCTGATAATGATGAGAGAATACCGGACCACTTTTTACGAGAGATTAAACATGATGATATGGAATTATTTGGGATCTTGCTTAATGTCTTGATTCAGAAGTGTTGCCAAAATGGGTTTTGGAATTTAGCTTTGGAGGAGCTTGGGAGGCTCAAGGATTTTGGGTATAAACCCACAAGATGGACATACAATCCATTGGTTCAGGTGTTTCTTAAAGCTGATCGGTTGGACACTGCTTATTTGGTTCATAGAGAGATGTCAAGTTCGGGGTTTAGTATGGATGGTTTTACCATAGGTTGTTTTGTCCACTCTTTGTGCAAAGCAGGGAGGTGGAGGGAAGCTCTAGCGTTGATTGAGAAGGAAGATCTTGTGCCTGATACAATTCTttatacaaaaatgatatcTGCGTTGTGTGAAGCTTCACTTTTTGAGGTAGCTATGGATTTCTTGAACATAATGCGGTCTAGTTCTTGCATTCCTAATGTTGTGACGTATAGGACTTTGCTTTGTGGGTGTTTGAGAAAAAGACAGCTGGGTAGGTGTAAGAGAATTCTTAGTATGATGATCACAGAAGGTTGTTATCCGAGTCCTAGGATTTTTAATTCCCTTGTTCATGCTTATTGTCGATCTGGAGATTACTCTTATGCctataagttgattaataaaatGGTAAAATGCAATTGCCAGCCAGGTTATGTAGTTTACAATATATTGATTGGTGGTTTATGTGGAAATGAGGAGTTACCAAGCTCAGACATGTTGGAATTGGCTGAGAAAGCCTATGGTGAGATGCTTAATGCAGGGGTTGTATTAAATAAGGTTAATGTCAGCAATTTTGCTCGATGTCTTTGTGGTGCTGGAAAATTTGAGAGAGCATATAATGTTATTCGCGAAATGATGAGTAAGGGATTCATACCTGATTCTAGTACCTATTCTAAGGTGATTAGCTTTCTTTGTAATGCCTCCAAAGTGGAAAAGgcctttttattgtttgaagaaatgaaaaggaatgGTATTGTTCCTGATGTCTATACATATACGATTTTAATTGATAGTTTCTGTAAAGCTGGTCTTATTGAACAGGCTCGTAAGTGGTTTGACGAAATGGTAAGGGATGGTTGTGCCGCTAATGTGGTGACTTATACAGCTCTTATACATGCATACCTTAAAGCTAGGAAACTGTCCAAAGCAAATGAACTCTTTGAGTTGATGTGTTCTGAAGGTTGCATTCCTAATGTTGTTACGTATACAGCTTTGATTGATGGCCACTGTAAAGCTGGAGAGATTGAAAGAGCTTGCCAAATTTATGCCAAAATGAAAGGTAATGTTGAAACCTCTGATGTAGATATGTATTTTAGGATTGAGGACGGTAATTCCAAAGAGCCAAACATTTTTACATATGGAGCATTGGTCGATGGTTTGTGCAAAGCTCACAAGGTCAAAGAGGCCCGTAATTTATTAGATGCTATGTCGATGGAAGGTTGTGAGCCAAACCATATTGTGTATGATGCTCTTATAGATGGATTCTGCAAGGCTGGGAAGCTAGATGAAGCACAAGAGGTGTTTGCTAAGATGTCAGAGCGTGGTTATAATCCTAATGTCTATACTTACAGCTCTTTGATTGACAGGTTATTTAAGGATAAGAGACTAGATCTCGCTACGAGAGTCTTGTCCAAAATGCTAGAAAATTCTTGTGCTCCTAATGTTGTCATCTACACAGAAATGATTGATGGCCTCTGTAAAGTTGGAAAGACAGATGAGGCCTACAAGCTTATGCTAATGATGGAAGAAAAAGGGTGCAATCCAAATGTTGTGACTTATACTGCTATGATAGATGGTCTTGGAAAAGTGGGTAAAGTCGAAAAATGCCTTCTGCTCTTGAGAGAAATGAGCTCAAAGGGTTGTGCTCCAAACTTGGTGACCTATAGGGTTTTGATAAATCACTGTTGTGCCAATGGCCTTTTGGATGAGGCTCATAAACTTTTGGATGAAATGAAACAGACGTATTGGCCAAGCCATATATCAAGTTACCACAAGGTTATTGAAGGCTTCAACAGGGACTTTATTGCATCTCTTGGGCTTCTACAGGAGATTAGCGAGAATGATTCAGCTCCAATTGTTCCAGTGTACAAAATATTGGTTGATAGCTTTATCAAGGCTGGAAGATTAGAAGCAGCTCTGGAGCTGCACGAGGAGATTCCATCATCCTTCCCTATAACGGTTGCCAACAAGAATATGTATACTTCTTTGATTGAGAGCCTCTCCTGCTCTGGTAAAGTTGGTAAGGCTTTTGAGCTGTATGCAAATATGGTAAGGAGGGGTGGTGTTGTGGAGCTAAGTACATTTGTTCACCTTATCAAAGGGCTCATCTATATTAACAGGTGGGAAGAAGCACTTCAACTATCAGATAGCATTTGTCAGATG GATGTCCATTGGCTTCGACAAGAAGAGATATTTAACAGTACTTAG
- the LOC122313870 gene encoding LOW QUALITY PROTEIN: cysteine-rich repeat secretory protein 38-like (The sequence of the model RefSeq protein was modified relative to this genomic sequence to represent the inferred CDS: deleted 2 bases in 1 codon; substituted 1 base at 1 genomic stop codon): FLPTKPYPAPTSLSSLCVRFLNHFCVDKQGTYTSNSTEKANLENLPSSLSSNTKIDYGFYNSSYGEYPDQLYAIGLCRGDIEPGACCSCLKNSTYLLNRLCPNKKEAIGWFDECMLRYSNCNVFGLMEDTPEFFLSNIDNASALATLLDSLTGXAASGGSQRKFAVGNATEPNFKTLYALVWCTLDLSEQDCSECLFEAIGKISNCCEGKLGRRVVGPSCSLDFQIYIFYNVTDNINAPTPLPSPQPVPPVSLSPPSSVTNITASKSNQLGLARLIVNGAV, translated from the exons TTTCTACCGACCAAGCCCTACCCAGCCCCaacatctctctcttctctctgtgTTCGGTTCCTAAACCATTTCTGTGTAGACAAACAGGGAACCTACACCAGTAACAGTACCGAGAAGGCAAACCTTGAAAACCTCCCCTCCTCCCTATCCTCCAACACTAAAATCGACTATGGCTTCTACAATTCCTCTTATGGCGAATATCCTGACCAACTATATGCAATTGGACTTTGTAGAGGGGATATTGAGCCTGGCGCCTGTTGCAGTTGCCTCAAAAACTCTACATATCTTCTCAATCGGCTCtgtccaaataaaaaagaagcaaTAGGTTGGTTTGACGAATGCATGTTGCGCTACTCAAACTGCAATGTATTTGGTCTCATGGAAGATACTCCCGAGTTCTTTTTGTCAAACATCGATAATGCATCAGCCCTGGCA ACTTTATTGGATAGCCTGACAGGTTGAGCTGCATCAGGTGGTTCTCAACGTAAGTTTGCAGTAGGAAATGCAACAGAACCAAACTTCAAAACGCTCTATGCACTTGTGTGGTGCACTCTGGATTTGTCTGAGCAGGATTGCAGTGAATGCTTATTTGAGGCAATTGGGAAAATTTCGAATTGTTGTGAGGGAAAGCTAGGCAGGAGAGTTGTTGGACCTAGCTGTAGTTTAGATTTTCAGATTTACATCTTCTATAACGTCACAGATAATATTAATGCACCTACACCATTGCCATCGCCTCAACCAGTGCCACCAGTATCTCTATCTCCTCCTTCATCCGTAACCAATATTACTGCTTCAAAAAGTAATCAATTGGGACTAGCACGTCTAATTGTCAACGGGGCCGTCTGA
- the LOC122313862 gene encoding cysteine-rich receptor-like protein kinase 10: MLQHRNLVRVLGFCLERNERLLIYEFVPNTSLDNFIFDPIKRTNLDCEKCWKIIIAISRGLLYLHEDSRLPIIHHDLKTSNLLDSEMNPKISDFSVGRLFNLDQTEDNTSRIMGTYGHMAPEYVLDGQFSVKFGVFNFGVLVLEIVSGQKNNCFRKGQNIEDLLSYVGTRSRFRAGLVNM; this comes from the exons ATGCTTCAACATCGAAATTTAGTTAGAGTCTTAGGCTTTTGCTTGGAAAGAAATGAAAGGcttttaatttatgagtttgTGCCCAATACAAGCCTTGATAACTTCATTTTTG ATCCAATCAAACGTACTAATTTGGATTGTGAGAAGTGCTGGAAAATAATTATAGCCATTTCTCGAGGGCTTCTTTACCTTCATGAAGATTCTCGACTTCCTATTATTCATCATGATCTCAAAACTAGTAACCTCTTAGATTCAGAGATGAACCCAAAAATTTCAGATTTCAGTGTAGGAAGATTGTTTAACCTCGATCAAACTGAAGACAATACGAGTAGAATCATGGGGACCTA TGGGCATATGGCTCCAGAGTATGTACTGGATGGACAATTCTCAGTGAAGTTTggtgtttttaattttggtgtcTTAGTTCTAGAGATAGTAAGTGGACAGAAAAATAATTGCTTCCGGAAGGGACAGAATATAGAGGATCTTCTAAGCTATGTAGGTACACGTAGCCGATTTAGGGCAGGTTTGGTAAATATGtaa